The genomic stretch ACGGGGTAGCTGAGCTGGCCCAGGCGGACCTGGCCGGTGGTGGCGGTCTCGGCGACCTGCAGGAAGTCGCGGCAGGCGGCCGGCAGGGCCTCAACGGAGTTGGCCACCCACAGGATGTGCACGCCGACGTCGGCACCGTATTCGGTCAGGCGGGTCAGCCGCGCCCGGTCCACGTTGACGTCGTCCTCAATGATGACCAGCAGGGCCGGGACAGCCGGCGGCGGGGCGTCGGCCTTCTTGGGGTCCAGGGGGCCGCGGTGGGCGGCGCCGCGGGAGGACATGGTGACCCCCCGCGCCACGAGGAGGTCCTCAAGCGAGGCCAGCAGGGCGCCGGCGGCACCACGGCCCGCGGCGAGGTGGTCCCCGCCCAGGGGGGAATGCACGGAGCCGACATGGGGCAGCCACTGCAGCCACTGCCACCTCTCCTTGGACTCGGTGCCGGTCATGGCGGCCACGGCCAGTTCAGCGGGTGAATGCAGGCCCACGGCCTGCAGCACCAGGGCACGGGCCACGTCGTCGACCACGCCGCGCGGCCCGGCGATGCCAAGGGCGCCGCTGGTGCGCAGCTGCGCCACGACGGGCACGGCGTCAATGTCGGTGAACTCGGTCTTGAGCTCGGCAATCTCCTCCATGTATTCGGGCATGGTGTTGTTCCCGCTGTCCTTGGCCAGCGGCGTCCGGGACGGCTGGCGGCCCACGCCCAGGCGCAGTGACAGGAAGGCGGGGTGTTCGGGCCGGTGGGTCCACAGCAGCGGCCCCAGCTTGTAGATGGCCTCCACGGTTTCCGCGGCCGAGGGGCTTTCGGCGAGCCGCACGGCGCGCTCCACCTGCTGGCGGGCCGTCATCTGGCGGCGGAACTCGGTCACGGCGCCGCGGAACTGTTCGACGGCGTCGCGCGTGTCCCGCTTGGCGTTCGCCCTTTGGTCAACCCAGGAACCAATCATCATCAGCGGCATCATGGCGATGAACACGAGGCTGTACAGGTTTTGCGTTACGGAGTACATGATGGCACCCATGAGAATGGGGGCCATCAGCATCAGCATCGGGAACCTGGTGCGCCGGGGCCGCTGCGGGCCCGCGGGCACGGCCTGTTCCTCCACCTTGAAGTGGGGCACCACGCGCGGGGAGCGGTTGAATTCCACGAGCGGGCCCGTGGGGCCGCCGGTGGCGGCGTTTCCCAGGCTGACAATGGAGATGGTGGAATCCCCCAGCGTCACCTCGTCATAGGAGCCCAGCACGGCACGGGAAACCTGGGCGCCCTCCATGAGCAGGCCGTTGGCGGAGCCGGTGTCGACGATCTCAATGGTTTCACCCACGTTGATCCGGGCATGCCGCTTGGACGTCATCGGGTCGCTGAGTCGCACGTCCACGTTGAAGTCGCGGCCGATGTAGCTGGTGCCCGACGGCAGGGCGAACTCCCGGCCCTGGTCGGGCCCGGAGACGACGCGCAGCGTGGCGACGGCCGGGCCGCGGTCGTGGCCTGGCATGGAGAAGGTGTCGCTGACCTGGGTCAGGGCCACCGTGGCGCCGGGGCGCAGCCCGGACTCGAGCAGGTTGGACTCCGGGGGCAGGGTGCGCCCGCGCAGCCCGCCCACCAGGGATTCCTCCACCAGAAGGGACAGCTTGGCCGGGGCGCCGGCGCCCTTGCGGGAGGGGTCGGCCAGGTACAGTTCGGTGGCAATGTCGCCCACCGTGGCCAGGCCGTCCACCGTCACGGCCAGGTTCTTGTCTTCCTGCGGTTCACGCCGGAGCGTCAGCCTGATCCTCATTCATCGTCCGTTCCGCGTTGGGTGTCCAGCAGGGGCAGGTCATCCGGGATGACCAGGTGGGAGGTGACGGCGTGCTCCACGAGCCGGGCGCGCCGGTTGGTGGCCAGTTTCCCGCCGCCGCCGCGCAGTCCCACCACGCCCACCCGGTCGAGCTTGTCGCACACGTTGTCCAGTTTGCGGTTGAAGGTGGTCAGCGGCCAGCCCAGCCGCTTGGCGGCCTGCGCCGAGGACGGGATGGCGCTGAAGCCGGTCCCGCCGCGCCGCAGCATGGGCTCGGCCAGTGCCACGATCAGGGCCTTCTGCGACTCGGTGAACACCACCGGGCCGATCGTTGTGGAGCCGGCGGAGTCCTCTTCGCGGCTCAGCGACTGGAACGACGGCGCTGCCAGGTGCACGGAGAATTCGTAGGTGGTGGGCCCGGCCGTGAAGATCACGTTGGTCTGGCTGAACACGAGCGGGATGCGGGCGCCCGGGGCCATCCAGGCCTGCATGCCGCCGGCGGCGTCGGCGATCGTGGCCGAGAGCATGGTGCCGGCATTGCTCAGCCACCAGATCCCGTCGTATTTGCTCACCTCAAGGAACTTGCGGTGCAGGTACGGGTTGTCGTCCACCTCAAGGTCGCCCTCGCGGCCGATGCTAAAGACGCCGTCCGGGGACGGTTCGTACCACTCGCCACAGAAATCAATGGTCAACTCGGCCATGCAGGCATCCCCCTTGTGTCCAGGCCCGTCAAGAGCACTTCTTCGTCTCAGGCGACGTCTCGCCCGATTTCCTCAGCAGTTTCACCGAAATGCACGACTTGTCATCGGCGCCGTTGGCCACGAACACCTTCGCCTCGGCCACCCGCTTGTACTCGCCCGTCGACACCGCGCTGATGGGCGCCCACAGGTAGGCGTCGCCGTCCTGCGGGTCCGGGTTGGTCCAGGTCCATTCCGAGCCGCCGTCGCCCGGCGCCGCGGCCAGGTCCGCCACGGCCGGCACGGGCGCACCAACAACCAGGGCGGACGACGGCTTGCCGCTGGCCACCGGCGTTTCCGGCGCCGTGGGCGCCCCCTGGTTGGTGAAGACCACCACGCCAATCACGACGGCGGCCGCCAGGACCAGCCCCGAGGCCAGTCCCAGCCACAAGCGTTTCCTGCCTCCTACCCCCGGGGCCGGCTGCCCGTGGGGGTCCGCCAGGTCTTCGGCGAGGGCGGGTGCGCCGCGCTGCACCGTGGAATCGAGCACGTGCTCGGCGCCCTGGGCAGGGCCTCCGTGCCAGGCGGCCGGCTCTGCGGGCCGGGCCACGGTGTCCTCGACGGCGCCGGGCGGCCCGGCGGGAGCACCCGGCCCGGGGATGCCGGGCGCGGGGGCCGCCGGGGCGTGCGGGAACGTCCCAGGGACTGTCTGGCCGTTGCGGATGAGCCCGGTGGTGTTGCCCGTGGTGTTGTCCCGCGGGTTTGCCGTGGCCCCGGATGCTGGGCCCTGCCGCGGCACCGCACCCCGGCTGCCGCCCCCGGTGGTGCGGCTCCCGCCGTCGCGCGTGGGAAAAGTGGGGTTGGCGGTGGGCGCCTCGGGGTCAATCGAGACGACGCTGCGCACCCGGGTGGCCTCGTGGTGGTCGTCGGGGCGGACCTCGTGGGAGACCACGTCGTCACGGACCTCGAACGGGGTGACGGAGAGGTTCAGTTCCGTCTGCACCCGCATGAGCGCGCGGGCAAAGTCCTTGGCGGAGGCGTAGCGGGAGGCCGGCGACTTGGCCATGGCCGTGGCCAGCACCCGTTCGAGTGCCTCGGGAACGTCGGCGCGGCCCAGGCCCGGCAGCGGGGCCGAGGCGATGCGGTCCATGAGCATGCGCTGGGAGTTGTCGGCGCCAGGGATGACGAACGGCGAGTGGCCGGCCAGCAGTGTGTAGATGGTGGCGCCGAGCGCCCAGATGTCCACCTTCACGCCGTCGGTGGCGCCCGCGCCGAAGGACTCCGGCGGTGACCACGGAATGGACATGCCCCCGCCCTCGGACTGTTCGCCGTCCATGGTGCCGGAGATGCCAAAGTCCGTCAGTGCGGGCCGGTTGTAGTCGGTGACCAGCACGTTGGCCGGCTTGATGTCGCGGTGCGCGATGCCGGCGCGGTGGGCGGTTTCGACGGCGGACGCCACCTGGATGCCGACCTCCAGGGCCCGGTCCACGCTGCTGCGGCCCTGGCGGTACTGCACGTCGAGGCTGGGCCGCGAACAGTACTCCATGGCCAGGTAGGAGTGGCCGGAGTCGGTGATCTCGGCTTCAAAGATGGTCACGATGTACGGGTGTGCCGACAGCTGCGCCATCAGGTTTGCCTCGGACTCGAAGCTGCTGCGGGCACCGGCCGTCTTCAGGTCGGCTGTGAGGACCTTGACGGCGACCTTGCGCCGGGGACGGTCCTGCTCATACAGGTAGACGTCGGAGAAGCCGCCCGAGCCCAGCACCGAGATGAAGCGGTAGCCGGGCAGGGTGGGCGGCGGCGCCGGTGCGCGGCGGGAACTCACAACAGCCCGTCAAAGAGCAGCGAGACGCCGTCACCCAATTCGGCGATGTCGCCGTCGAGCAGGATGGCTTCCTCCCCTTCGCCCAGGCGCCGCGGGGCCTGGCCCTCGCGCACCAGGACGGTGCCGTTGGTGGCCTTCAGGTCAACCA from Arthrobacter stackebrandtii encodes the following:
- a CDS encoding serine/threonine-protein kinase; protein product: MSSRRAPAPPPTLPGYRFISVLGSGGFSDVYLYEQDRPRRKVAVKVLTADLKTAGARSSFESEANLMAQLSAHPYIVTIFEAEITDSGHSYLAMEYCSRPSLDVQYRQGRSSVDRALEVGIQVASAVETAHRAGIAHRDIKPANVLVTDYNRPALTDFGISGTMDGEQSEGGGMSIPWSPPESFGAGATDGVKVDIWALGATIYTLLAGHSPFVIPGADNSQRMLMDRIASAPLPGLGRADVPEALERVLATAMAKSPASRYASAKDFARALMRVQTELNLSVTPFEVRDDVVSHEVRPDDHHEATRVRSVVSIDPEAPTANPTFPTRDGGSRTTGGGSRGAVPRQGPASGATANPRDNTTGNTTGLIRNGQTVPGTFPHAPAAPAPGIPGPGAPAGPPGAVEDTVARPAEPAAWHGGPAQGAEHVLDSTVQRGAPALAEDLADPHGQPAPGVGGRKRLWLGLASGLVLAAAVVIGVVVFTNQGAPTAPETPVASGKPSSALVVGAPVPAVADLAAAPGDGGSEWTWTNPDPQDGDAYLWAPISAVSTGEYKRVAEAKVFVANGADDKSCISVKLLRKSGETSPETKKCS